From Mycoplasma sp. 2045, a single genomic window includes:
- a CDS encoding RluA family pseudouridine synthase produces the protein MIEIKATLNDSGRTILKLIQKYFPNLSKGFVEKLFRKNEIKINGLRKIQKNQIVNENDAITIYGLSESDLQQEYEVKKSTPVNLKVLYEDENILVLNKATGISVHDEDDSLDEQVLSYLNYVPTDSFKPTHVGRLDKETSGIITYAKTYEAARQLNDNSEFIIKKYIFISDIKLDNFSEHKPFVVNNWIYKDESNKKMKVAKSNIRDAKQATTLFYSEKNRKIAQIKTGRKHQIRVTLSNLGFPIYGDKKYSGKKETRLMLHSYYVKYKNMKNNLSYLNDLELYCLPNWKKG, from the coding sequence ATGATAGAAATAAAAGCAACATTAAATGATTCAGGAAGAACAATCTTAAAACTTATTCAAAAATATTTCCCTAATTTAAGTAAAGGATTTGTTGAAAAGTTATTTAGGAAAAATGAAATTAAAATAAATGGATTAAGAAAAATTCAAAAAAATCAAATTGTAAATGAGAATGATGCTATCACTATCTATGGTTTAAGCGAATCTGATTTGCAACAAGAATATGAAGTTAAAAAATCAACTCCAGTTAATTTGAAAGTTTTATATGAAGATGAAAATATTTTAGTTTTAAATAAAGCGACTGGAATTTCAGTCCACGATGAAGACGATTCATTAGATGAACAAGTTTTATCATATTTAAACTATGTGCCTACTGATAGTTTTAAACCAACTCACGTCGGTCGTTTGGATAAAGAAACAAGTGGGATCATCACTTATGCTAAAACTTATGAGGCCGCTAGACAATTGAATGATAATAGTGAATTCATCATTAAAAAATATATTTTCATCAGTGATATTAAGCTAGATAACTTTTCTGAACATAAACCTTTTGTAGTTAACAATTGAATTTACAAAGATGAATCAAATAAAAAAATGAAAGTTGCAAAAAGTAATATAAGAGATGCTAAACAAGCAACAACTTTATTTTATTCAGAAAAAAATCGAAAAATTGCACAAATTAAAACAGGTAGAAAGCACCAAATTCGTGTGACTTTATCAAATTTAGGTTTTCCTATTTACGGTGACAAAAAGTATAGTGGTAAAAAAGAAACTAGATTAATGTTGCATTCATATTATGTTAAATATAAAAATATGAAGAATAATTTAAGCTATTTAAATGATTTAGAGTTATATTGCTTACCTAATTGAAAGAAAGGTTAA
- a CDS encoding glutamyl-tRNA amidotransferase — protein MEKLDIEKLNQIVKSLMFEPTKEVQEQILLIWKDIQDGIKLLDKLDLLNVKPMERINEQPILELLREDVEDMSYSVSKENILDNAKEKDSDFILLTKVVK, from the coding sequence ATGGAAAAATTAGATATTGAAAAATTAAACCAAATAGTTAAATCATTAATGTTTGAACCTACTAAAGAAGTTCAAGAACAAATTTTGTTAATTTGAAAAGACATTCAAGATGGAATTAAACTTCTTGACAAACTCGATTTATTAAATGTAAAACCAATGGAAAGAATTAATGAGCAGCCTATTTTAGAACTCCTACGTGAGGATGTTGAAGATATGAGTTATTCAGTTTCAAAAGAAAACATTTTAGATAATGCAAAAGAAAAAGATAGTGACTTTATTTTACTTACAAAGGTGGTTAAATAA
- a CDS encoding amidase family protein, producing MSREFLNKGNFEAAYSELQNDKNNAVSCLYEKSEQVSNSNNLLNGVVLTIKDVFATEDKITRASSKILENFKPYYNATVVERLSQKGAIPVAKVNNDELALGGTGTHSAYGLIVNPKDAKRYVGGSSSGSAATMAKNIGIALGSDTGDSVRLPASFNGLVGFKPSYGAISRYGMFAYASSLDTVAYFTHNVNDAIITAQAVFGKDDKDMTSVDVQINNVTKTKPKSVVALAFSSLTKDYVNARFNQLLEKLREQGIEVKLVQPNFDILNTISIVYKIISFSEASSNLANLNGIAFGSRVDGNSWEEVMFNTRSQKFGKMVQERLSLGSYFLYSENQEEIFIKAQKARRVIAKYFEDLKTQGDVLIFPAYVGIAPLFEDKSKNGVMDFILTGANLSGHPSITIPLGEYENMPYNLALETKLYSDEKLLGYAEYFEELIGDLNE from the coding sequence ATGAGTAGAGAATTTTTAAATAAAGGTAATTTTGAAGCTGCATACAGTGAACTTCAAAATGATAAGAATAATGCAGTTAGCTGCTTATATGAAAAATCAGAACAAGTTTCAAATTCAAACAATCTACTCAATGGTGTTGTTTTAACTATCAAAGATGTTTTTGCAACAGAAGATAAAATCACTAGAGCTTCAAGTAAGATTTTAGAAAACTTCAAACCTTATTACAATGCTACTGTTGTTGAAAGACTTTCACAAAAGGGTGCAATTCCGGTTGCTAAGGTCAATAATGATGAATTAGCTTTAGGAGGTACAGGAACTCATAGCGCTTATGGTTTAATAGTTAACCCTAAAGATGCTAAACGTTATGTTGGTGGTTCTTCATCAGGTTCAGCTGCAACAATGGCAAAAAATATAGGTATTGCCTTAGGTTCAGATACTGGAGATAGTGTTAGATTACCTGCTTCATTCAATGGTTTAGTAGGATTTAAACCATCATATGGTGCGATTAGTAGATATGGAATGTTTGCTTATGCTTCATCATTGGATACAGTCGCTTACTTTACACATAATGTAAATGATGCAATCATTACTGCACAAGCTGTTTTTGGTAAAGATGACAAAGATATGACTTCAGTTGACGTTCAAATAAATAATGTAACTAAAACAAAACCAAAATCAGTAGTTGCTCTTGCTTTTAGTTCATTAACAAAAGATTATGTGAATGCAAGATTTAACCAGTTACTCGAAAAATTAAGAGAGCAAGGTATAGAAGTCAAATTAGTTCAACCAAATTTTGATATTTTAAACACAATTTCTATTGTTTATAAAATCATTTCTTTCTCTGAAGCTAGTTCAAATTTAGCTAACTTAAATGGAATAGCTTTTGGTTCAAGGGTTGATGGAAACTCTTGAGAAGAAGTTATGTTTAATACAAGAAGTCAAAAATTTGGAAAAATGGTTCAAGAGAGATTAAGTTTAGGAAGTTACTTTTTATATTCAGAAAATCAAGAAGAAATTTTTATTAAAGCTCAAAAAGCCAGAAGAGTTATCGCTAAATACTTTGAGGACTTGAAAACACAAGGCGATGTTTTAATCTTTCCGGCTTATGTAGGTATTGCTCCATTATTTGAAGATAAATCAAAAAATGGTGTTATGGACTTTATTTTAACTGGTGCAAATTTATCAGGTCATCCATCAATAACAATTCCATTAGGTGAATATGAAAATATGCCATATAACTTAGCTCTTGAAACAAAATTATATTCAGATGAAAAATTATTAGGTTATGCAGAATATTTTGAAGAACTTATAGGAGATTTAAATGAATAA